One segment of Paenibacillus sp. FSL R7-0337 DNA contains the following:
- the argS gene encoding arginine--tRNA ligase, which translates to MLSELIQESLKQSVHTIALTLGVPAIAEVNVALEQPASADHGDYSSNIAMQLARPLRKAPLVIARLIVAELEASGSVHGLVLRTEVAGPGFINMYLDWQAWAQAKENFTLPQYAGGSKVIVEHTSVNPNKSMHIGHLRNSCIGDALVRVLRATGHTVEVHNYVDDLGNQLADTVAGLLNVPLAGEHVRFGDYCWDIYAEINKTYAQQPEMVQKRTEILHALEEGHGNTAWIGNLVAGQIVKEHVEEMRGFGIDYDLLVWESSILKEGFWASAFELLSQTEIFMQETEGKLAGCWILKQPAEDTVPDTQEEHQKDKVLVRSNGILTYTAKDIAYHLWKFGLLEKDFSYNEFQSGLWTTGLSGQALPFGRADQVVNVIDYRQEYPQLMVKQALKALGFGTQADALHHVSYGVVSLSPASAAGLGIDTSSGKSSYAMSGRQGIGIKVTELVRLMEDMIESTRSDKNGLSSRLIATAAIRYYLLRFNLGTEIVFDFKQAMEISGNTGVYLMYAYARAQRVLSKAASAGDVSGVGESGVGRSGVGESGVSGSGAGESGVGGASVGAFGVGESGVGESGVGESGVGGAGVGAAGVSGSGAGGSGVGRVPLFPAQLEAAELALLRQLSLWQDTLYTASRELTPNTICNYAYSLASLFSNFYSACPILKGGEASITFRLWLTRSFTDTLGEALDVLGLPKPERM; encoded by the coding sequence ATGTTAAGTGAGCTCATTCAAGAAAGCCTGAAGCAGTCTGTTCACACAATCGCACTAACCCTGGGCGTACCTGCTATCGCTGAAGTCAATGTTGCCCTGGAGCAGCCGGCGAGTGCCGACCACGGGGATTATTCCAGCAATATCGCCATGCAGCTCGCCCGCCCTTTGCGCAAAGCTCCACTGGTTATCGCCAGGCTGATCGTCGCCGAGCTCGAAGCATCGGGCTCTGTTCACGGACTGGTGCTGAGAACTGAGGTTGCCGGTCCAGGATTTATTAATATGTATCTGGATTGGCAAGCCTGGGCACAGGCGAAGGAGAATTTCACGCTGCCTCAGTATGCAGGGGGGTCGAAGGTGATCGTCGAGCATACTTCCGTCAACCCGAATAAAAGTATGCATATCGGCCATTTGAGAAACTCCTGTATCGGGGACGCGCTGGTGAGGGTACTGCGGGCGACCGGCCATACCGTTGAGGTGCACAACTATGTGGATGATCTCGGCAATCAGCTGGCTGATACTGTAGCCGGTCTGCTGAATGTTCCACTGGCGGGAGAACATGTAAGGTTCGGAGATTACTGCTGGGACATCTATGCCGAGATTAACAAAACTTACGCGCAGCAGCCAGAGATGGTGCAGAAACGGACCGAGATTCTTCATGCGCTGGAGGAAGGCCATGGTAATACTGCCTGGATTGGCAACCTCGTCGCCGGGCAGATCGTGAAAGAACATGTGGAAGAGATGCGGGGGTTCGGCATTGACTACGATCTGCTGGTGTGGGAGAGCAGCATTCTGAAGGAGGGCTTCTGGGCCTCGGCGTTCGAGCTGCTGTCGCAGACGGAGATATTCATGCAGGAGACCGAAGGCAAGCTGGCAGGCTGCTGGATTCTGAAGCAACCCGCTGAAGACACCGTACCGGACACTCAGGAGGAGCATCAGAAGGATAAGGTGCTGGTGCGCTCGAACGGAATTCTGACCTATACTGCCAAGGACATCGCCTATCATCTGTGGAAGTTCGGACTGCTGGAGAAGGATTTCAGCTACAACGAATTTCAGAGCGGACTGTGGACGACCGGCTTGAGCGGACAGGCTCTGCCTTTTGGACGGGCGGACCAGGTCGTGAACGTCATCGATTACCGGCAGGAATATCCGCAGCTGATGGTCAAGCAGGCACTCAAGGCACTGGGATTCGGTACGCAGGCAGACGCGCTTCATCATGTCAGCTATGGGGTGGTCTCGCTGAGTCCCGCTTCTGCGGCAGGGCTGGGCATTGATACCTCCAGCGGCAAAAGCTCCTACGCCATGTCCGGGCGCCAGGGAATCGGCATTAAGGTAACCGAGCTGGTCCGGCTCATGGAAGACATGATTGAATCCACCCGTTCGGACAAAAACGGCCTGTCCAGCCGGCTCATCGCCACCGCTGCCATCCGTTACTACCTGCTGCGCTTCAATCTGGGCACCGAGATTGTGTTCGACTTCAAGCAGGCGATGGAAATCTCCGGCAACACCGGCGTCTACCTGATGTACGCCTACGCCCGGGCGCAGCGCGTGCTTAGTAAGGCCGCTTCGGCGGGTGATGTGAGTGGCGTGGGCGAGAGCGGTGTGGGCAGGTCCGGCGTGGGCGAGTCTGGCGTTAGCGGGTCCGGCGCTGGCGAGAGCGGCGTTGGCGGGGCTAGCGTGGGCGCGTTCGGCGTTGGCGAGAGCGGCGTTGGCGAGAGCGGCGTTGGCGAGAGCGGCGTTGGCGGGGCCGGCGTGGGCGCGGCTGGCGTTAGCGGGTCCGGCGCTGGCGGGTCCGGCGTGGGCAGGGTGCCGCTGTTCCCGGCGCAGCTCGAAGCGGCTGAGCTTGCCTTGCTGAGACAGCTCAGCTTGTGGCAAGACACACTCTATACAGCAAGCCGGGAGCTTACGCCGAATACGATCTGTAACTACGCCTATTCCCTGGCCTCGTTATTCAGCAACTTCTACTCAGCTTGTCCAATTCTCAAAGGCGGGGAAGCCAGCATCACCTTCCGCCTGTGGCTGACCCGGAGCTTCACCGATACGCTGGGCGAAGCCCTCGACGTACTCGGCCTGCCTAAGCCGGAGCGGATGTAG
- a CDS encoding DEAD/DEAH box helicase, with product MGYQVPERVIKLLCGNAAFDQGAAYYHAHKVDLVYTEHNEEDEYSKYRAEVHGLESHEIALIIDSDGDVQGECTCPAYYRGGPFCKHIAAVLVTVLYRSQAAGAEQAEDMQADAEEAYPARTGSLPLAQGSSAPSGAEQRERSGDRQLVSSMLGIFTGGRQRPSGAGTYIDLRTPLQVEFICRPFNFNYGSTMLGMEVKLGPKRLYIVQKIRPFLEQVHRGEPFEFTAHFSYDPALHSFSKEDNEVLQKLIEIMLNEKVYHSLTSPYGSRTNNAGNDRLLPVAPFFWESLYPLLEAAPAVRLQHGQLLLDRLSLSEEPLPLSFQFDQAQEDGYRLDVRGLEQLMVLESYGLVLTEGRLLKLPAQECGRLSELKRVLSGSRRDSLAIAPEQMEPFMETVIPGLKKLGRVSIADTIADRIVQTQLHARLYLDRVRDRLLAGLEFQYGGIVINPLEEKAHERSSEVILMRDGEAERRILDLMAHESFSRTESGYIMRDEDGEFDFLHHTIPLLEPLLQVYATTAVKDRVLTEHAAPKVSLSWNEKTDWLDFKFAMEGITEKDITQVLKSLQEKRKYHRLKDGALLPLDTAEFQEIIALMNELGVRSVDIRSSEFSLPLVRALHLHAGTFQGQTIETGRSFRRLLANMASPENLDFPVPGSLASVLRDYQQYGFQWMRTLAHYRFGGILADDMGLGKTLQSITFLLSMREDIRQSGVPALIVAPASLLYNWLNELKRFAPELQAVIADGNAGERSRALRNTAGHDVIITSYPLLRRDVDEYAKLSFHTLILDEAQMIKNHETQTSQAVRLLQTRYRFALTGTPVENTLEDLWSIFSVVFPGLFPGKKAFHDLPRETVARRARPFLLRRLKSDVLKELPDKIESLQASELLPEQKRLYVAYLARLRKEALKHLDSDSFGNGRIKVLAGLTRLRQLCCHPALFVDGYTGGSGKFEQLLEIIDECRSSGKRMLIFSQFTQMLGMIGRELALLGIPHFYLDGQTPASQRVELCSRFNEGERDLFLISLKAGGTGLNLTGADTVILYDLWWNPAVEQQAADRAHRIGQKKIVQVIRLVAQGTVEDKMYELQQKKKNLIDEVIQPGQEALSSLSEQDIREILSI from the coding sequence GTGGGTTATCAGGTGCCGGAACGGGTAATCAAGCTGCTGTGCGGAAATGCCGCTTTTGACCAGGGAGCGGCTTATTATCATGCCCATAAGGTAGACCTTGTCTATACGGAGCATAACGAGGAAGACGAATATTCTAAATACCGCGCTGAGGTCCATGGACTGGAGAGCCATGAGATTGCGCTGATTATCGACAGTGACGGGGATGTGCAGGGGGAATGTACCTGCCCGGCGTACTATCGCGGCGGACCCTTCTGCAAGCATATTGCGGCAGTGCTGGTGACGGTCCTCTACCGCAGCCAGGCTGCCGGAGCTGAACAGGCTGAGGATATGCAGGCAGATGCGGAGGAGGCTTATCCCGCAAGGACAGGCAGTCTGCCGCTGGCGCAAGGCAGCTCCGCCCCTTCCGGGGCAGAGCAGAGGGAACGCAGCGGAGACCGGCAGCTGGTGAGCAGCATGCTCGGAATATTCACCGGAGGGCGGCAGCGGCCAAGCGGTGCAGGCACGTATATCGATCTGCGGACACCGCTCCAGGTCGAGTTCATCTGCCGGCCCTTCAACTTCAACTACGGCAGTACCATGCTTGGGATGGAAGTGAAGCTTGGTCCTAAGCGTCTTTATATCGTGCAGAAGATTAGACCTTTTTTGGAGCAGGTGCACCGGGGCGAGCCTTTTGAATTCACGGCGCATTTCAGCTATGATCCCGCTCTGCACAGCTTCTCCAAGGAGGATAATGAGGTCCTGCAGAAGCTGATTGAGATCATGCTGAATGAGAAGGTCTACCACAGTCTCACCAGCCCGTATGGTTCCCGCACTAACAATGCAGGGAACGACCGGCTGCTGCCTGTGGCCCCTTTTTTCTGGGAGAGTCTGTACCCCCTATTAGAAGCTGCGCCTGCCGTCCGCCTTCAGCATGGACAGCTTCTGCTGGACCGCTTGTCCCTCTCGGAGGAGCCGCTGCCGCTCAGCTTCCAGTTCGACCAGGCACAGGAGGACGGCTACCGGCTGGATGTCCGGGGGCTTGAACAGCTTATGGTTCTGGAGAGCTACGGGCTGGTCTTGACCGAAGGCAGACTGCTGAAGCTCCCGGCGCAGGAATGCGGGCGGCTCTCCGAGCTGAAGCGGGTGCTCAGCGGCAGCCGGCGGGATAGCCTGGCGATTGCGCCTGAGCAGATGGAGCCCTTCATGGAAACCGTCATTCCCGGGCTGAAGAAGCTGGGCAGGGTGAGCATTGCCGACACCATTGCGGACCGGATCGTCCAGACCCAGCTTCACGCGAGACTCTATCTGGACCGGGTAAGGGACCGGCTGCTGGCCGGGCTGGAATTCCAGTACGGCGGAATTGTCATCAATCCGCTGGAGGAGAAGGCGCATGAGCGGAGCAGTGAAGTCATTCTGATGCGGGACGGGGAAGCAGAGCGGCGGATTCTGGACCTGATGGCCCATGAGTCCTTCTCACGGACGGAGAGCGGATATATCATGCGTGACGAGGACGGGGAATTCGACTTCCTGCACCATACCATCCCGCTGCTGGAGCCGCTGCTTCAGGTCTATGCTACCACTGCGGTCAAGGATCGGGTGCTAACGGAGCATGCAGCGCCCAAGGTCAGCCTGAGCTGGAACGAGAAGACTGACTGGCTGGACTTCAAGTTCGCCATGGAGGGCATCACGGAGAAGGACATTACCCAGGTCCTTAAGTCCCTTCAGGAAAAGCGTAAATATCACCGGCTCAAGGACGGAGCCCTGCTCCCGCTGGACACCGCAGAGTTCCAGGAGATTATCGCGCTGATGAACGAGCTCGGCGTCCGCAGCGTGGATATCCGGAGTTCGGAGTTCTCCCTGCCGCTGGTCCGCGCCCTCCATCTCCATGCAGGCACCTTCCAGGGGCAGACAATCGAGACCGGCCGCTCCTTCCGGCGGCTGCTCGCCAATATGGCGAGTCCTGAGAATCTGGACTTCCCTGTACCCGGGAGTCTCGCTTCTGTGCTGCGGGATTACCAGCAATACGGCTTCCAGTGGATGAGGACGCTGGCCCATTACCGCTTCGGCGGAATTCTGGCGGACGATATGGGCCTTGGCAAAACACTGCAGAGCATCACCTTCCTGCTCTCGATGCGGGAAGACATCCGGCAGAGCGGTGTGCCTGCCCTTATTGTCGCGCCTGCCTCCCTGCTCTATAACTGGCTTAACGAGCTGAAGCGCTTCGCCCCGGAGCTGCAGGCGGTCATTGCCGACGGCAACGCCGGTGAGCGCAGCCGGGCCCTGCGGAACACGGCCGGGCATGATGTCATCATCACCTCGTACCCGCTGCTGCGCAGAGATGTGGATGAGTATGCCAAGCTGTCGTTCCATACGCTTATTCTGGATGAAGCACAGATGATCAAGAATCATGAGACTCAGACTTCGCAGGCGGTCAGACTGCTTCAGACCCGCTACCGCTTTGCGCTCACTGGTACACCGGTGGAGAATACACTGGAGGACCTGTGGTCGATCTTCAGCGTCGTCTTCCCCGGCTTGTTCCCCGGGAAGAAGGCCTTCCATGACCTTCCCCGGGAGACGGTAGCCAGGCGAGCCCGTCCCTTCCTCCTGCGCCGCCTGAAGAGTGATGTGCTGAAGGAGCTGCCGGATAAAATCGAGTCCCTCCAGGCCTCCGAGCTGCTGCCGGAGCAGAAACGGCTCTATGTCGCCTATCTGGCCCGCCTGCGCAAAGAAGCGCTCAAGCATCTGGACAGCGACAGCTTCGGCAACGGCCGGATCAAGGTGCTGGCCGGACTGACCCGGCTGCGCCAGCTGTGCTGCCATCCGGCCCTGTTCGTGGACGGATATACCGGCGGCTCCGGCAAATTCGAGCAGCTGCTGGAGATCATCGACGAATGCCGCAGCTCCGGCAAACGGATGCTGATCTTCTCGCAGTTCACGCAGATGCTCGGTATGATCGGGCGCGAGCTGGCGCTGCTCGGGATTCCTCATTTCTATCTGGACGGACAGACCCCGGCCTCCCAGCGGGTTGAGCTATGCAGCCGTTTCAATGAAGGCGAGCGCGACCTGTTCCTGATCTCGCTGAAGGCGGGCGGCACCGGCCTCAACCTGACCGGTGCCGACACGGTCATTCTCTACGACCTGTGGTGGAACCCTGCTGTCGAGCAGCAGGCCGCCGACCGCGCCCACCGGATCGGGCAGAAAAAAATCGTTCAGGTTATCCGCCTGGTAGCCCAGGGTACCGTGGAGGATAAAATGTACGAGCTGCAGCAGAAGAAGAAAAACCTGATTGACGAGGTGATCCAGCCGGGGCAGGAGGCGTTGTCGAGCCTCAGCGAGCAGGACATCCGCGAGATCCTCTCCATCTGA
- the asnB gene encoding asparagine synthase (glutamine-hydrolyzing), producing MCGITGFVQWRGDLTGHSQLLVRMTETLANRGPDAAGTWISGPIAFGHRRLSVIDPENGAQPMIARHEDKLYAIVYNGELYNAPELKKELKQRGHHFLTECDTEVLLHAYIEWGPDCTEKLNGIFAFAVWDSLRDQVFLARDRLGVKPLFYSQVDDVFVFGSEPKALLQHPLVQPKVGPEGLAEIFIIGPARTPGQGVYKDIFELRPGHAMIYSRSGIRSYAYWKLESVQHTDNVDETAARVRELLQDTLERQLVSDVPVCSLLSGGLDSSALTALAVDYYKRTGQGRVDTFSVDYVDNDKHFKSHTFQPGADGPWIQRMVDELDTNHHFIAFDTPELVAAVDNALYSRDLPGMTDVDSSLYLFCQEIKKKATVAISGEAADEIFGGYPWFHREEMLSSGTFPWSVAPHMRAGLLSPEIHEWIRPLEYLGDRYSDAVAEVPKLEGETGKQAQMRVMSYLNITRFMPTLLDRKDRMSMGVGLEVRVPYCDHRLVQYVFNIPWEIKMVGNREKGILRKALEGVLPDDVLYRKKSPYPKTHNPAYLNKVRSQVLSILDDPSSPILPLVDPAKIREIAASPESSTNLPWFGQLMSGPQLFAYLAQVNLWLKTYNVSIG from the coding sequence ATGTGCGGAATAACCGGATTTGTCCAGTGGCGCGGTGATCTTACAGGGCACTCGCAACTGCTCGTCAGAATGACCGAAACGTTAGCCAACCGCGGACCGGATGCAGCCGGAACCTGGATTTCAGGGCCCATTGCCTTCGGACACCGCCGACTCAGCGTCATCGATCCCGAGAACGGTGCACAGCCGATGATTGCCCGCCATGAGGATAAGTTGTACGCAATAGTATATAACGGCGAGCTATATAATGCCCCTGAGCTCAAAAAAGAGCTGAAGCAGCGCGGGCATCATTTTCTCACGGAATGCGATACCGAGGTTCTGCTGCATGCCTACATCGAATGGGGGCCGGATTGCACGGAGAAGCTCAATGGCATCTTCGCCTTTGCCGTCTGGGACAGCTTGCGCGATCAGGTATTCCTGGCCCGCGACCGTCTGGGCGTGAAGCCGCTGTTCTACAGCCAAGTCGATGACGTCTTCGTCTTCGGGTCCGAGCCCAAGGCGCTGCTGCAGCACCCCCTCGTCCAGCCGAAGGTCGGGCCGGAGGGTCTGGCCGAGATTTTCATTATCGGTCCGGCACGGACTCCGGGACAAGGGGTATATAAAGATATATTCGAGCTGCGCCCCGGTCATGCCATGATTTACAGCCGCAGCGGAATCCGCAGCTATGCCTACTGGAAGCTGGAGAGTGTCCAGCATACCGATAACGTGGATGAGACGGCAGCACGGGTGCGTGAATTGCTTCAGGATACGCTGGAGCGCCAGCTGGTCTCCGATGTCCCGGTATGCTCGCTGCTCTCCGGCGGACTCGATTCCAGCGCCCTGACCGCGCTTGCCGTAGATTATTACAAGCGGACCGGCCAGGGCCGGGTCGATACCTTCTCGGTCGATTATGTAGACAACGATAAGCATTTCAAAAGCCATACCTTCCAGCCCGGAGCCGATGGTCCCTGGATTCAGCGGATGGTCGACGAGCTGGATACGAACCATCACTTTATCGCTTTTGACACACCGGAGCTGGTGGCCGCAGTTGATAATGCCTTATACTCCCGCGATTTGCCGGGGATGACCGACGTGGATTCCTCACTCTATTTGTTCTGCCAGGAGATCAAAAAGAAGGCCACCGTAGCCATCTCAGGCGAAGCAGCAGACGAAATCTTCGGCGGCTATCCCTGGTTCCACCGCGAGGAGATGTTATCTTCAGGTACCTTCCCCTGGTCAGTGGCCCCCCATATGCGTGCTGGATTATTATCGCCGGAAATCCATGAGTGGATACGTCCGCTGGAATATTTAGGTGACCGTTACAGCGATGCGGTGGCTGAGGTACCGAAGCTTGAAGGTGAGACCGGCAAACAGGCACAGATGCGTGTCATGTCCTATCTCAACATTACCCGCTTCATGCCTACCCTGCTGGACCGCAAGGACCGGATGAGCATGGGCGTGGGACTCGAGGTACGCGTTCCTTATTGTGACCACCGGCTGGTGCAATATGTTTTTAACATTCCATGGGAGATTAAGATGGTAGGCAACCGGGAGAAAGGCATCCTGCGCAAGGCGCTGGAGGGTGTACTGCCGGACGATGTGCTCTACCGCAAAAAAAGCCCTTACCCCAAAACGCATAACCCTGCTTATCTGAACAAGGTGCGCTCACAGGTGCTGAGCATTCTGGACGATCCCTCCTCCCCCATCCTCCCGCTCGTTGATCCGGCCAAAATCAGAGAAATCGCCGCATCGCCAGAGTCCTCGACCAATCTGCCGTGGTTCGGCCAGCTGATGTCCGGCCCGCAATTATTCGCTTATCTGGCCCAGGTCAACCTGTGGCTGAAGACATACAATGTGTCGATCGGCTGA